GCGGTGTGAAAAGGTAAACAAAGAACGACACAACACCGAAGATCGTGACAAATACAGCAACGAAGACCAAAGAAAGATAGGAAGCCATATTGTTAGGAGGATGGTGAATGCACGATTATTGATAGAGGGGAGCTGGCTCGGTCGAACCTATATGAAACACATGCTCATGTGAGAGCAACTCAGCCTCAAATCTACATTCGGATTGTTTGCTCAGCCGGGCTGATTGATGGCCACATCAACGTGGCTCGAGCGCGCCTCCACCCGTCTTCGTGCGTCCACAATTAGACAATAGACAGTGTTAGAGTGTGGGCCGGTAATGTTGAGGCTGTGGTAAGACGCTTGGCTGTTTAGGCGAACCCTTTGTTCACCTACCTATGGCACGCTAGCGTGTGGCACGGGATTTCCGTTTCCAGCTCATGCACGCCAAGGCATGCACGTCTCCCGTGCACAGCAATCCTTGGATGAGATGAAGCTGCAACAGCGCCGCATTAGCGAAACCATGCCACCACAACCTAGTAATGCGAATTGTGGCACGCTGAATACCCATGCCAGACCGCTTACACCCTCATCAGACCAGAAGCAAACGTCTGAACTTACAGCCCCCGCAGCACCGCCGCTGGGCCGTCCGATAGGATCATGTTGGTAGGCCAACACAATTAGCACAACGGCTTGTAGCGAGATGAGTACCGTTGCAAATAACAATGCCAGTCGGTGTACTGCAGCACCGTGTGTTTGCACTGATGTGGCTGTCATGGATCCATCCGCAGCTTGGTGGGCAGTGCCCGATTCGCCGAGCCTTTGTGTAAAGCTGAGACACAACCAGACGTTGAGGATCTTTCATATAAGGGTACCCAGATGTCAGAGGCCATCAGGTCCATCGATTCAAGCCTACTATTGCTTATCAGCACAAGCTTGATCGACTCGCCGCCTCCACCAACTTCCATATTGTCTTTCTGTTCCTCAGCATTGTCGGTGTGGCGAGTACCGCCTCAACTTTTTTCTCAATTATTTACAATGGCTCCTTTTAACAAAGGGGTTTCCACATACCATTGCATCCAGGGTCTCTACTGGAGAGAATCGAATGGCGAACTTCTGGCTGTCGAGGGTAGTAACTCGAAGTCACTGCCGGAAGTATGGCCACAACTGAAGGACGAGATACTCTCTTCGACCGCATCGTGGGCTCGGGTTCAACTGCCATCTGGCAAGGAGATCAAGAGTTTACAGATCACTTCTGATGTCCCAGCTCTTTCAAACATCAAATCGAACTTCCCTCCCTCTTACCAGAAGGAAGAACTCCATACGTTGATAGCTGAGATTGAGCATGATAATGGTCGCGTTCTCGGCATGGTGACATCGAAACCGAAGTCCCTTGCTTCAGACAGTTTCAGCATCTGGGCGGAGCGGTTCATCCTCCTCGAGACCCAGTTCCAGCCCTTCGCCAACATCTCAGACTCTTCGACTCCATGGGCAGCAAAAAACCGCGAGATTTGCCAAACAATCGCCGAGATCTTCGAGCGCAAGCTCAAGAATCTCTCCAAAGATGATCAGTGGAACGTTTGCGGCCGTGAAGGCTTCCTCAACAGAGTGTATGGCTTCGTCGATAAGAACCTTCCTATTCTTCTTGCCCTGCCTGCATTCCCCTGCAAGTCACCAAACCCTAACAAGGCTGGTGGCATCATGCCTGATCTTGCGGAAAATATCGCTCTGGATGTGCTTTACGACTTCATAAAGGAAGTCAACGCCGTGTACGAGCCCGGGGCAACCATGTGGATTATTAATGACGGCCACGTCTTCTCTGACTGCAGTAAGCATTCACGCACATGCGTTCCCCGAATGACTGCTGATCTCTGCCAGTTGGTGTTGACGATGAGATGATCGACACGTATGATGCCTGCATGGCTGAGATCTACAAAGAGCGCTTCCCAGGCCAAACCGCACCCGCCCCAGCGATGGATTTCAAAGGCCTAAAGAACATCTTCAACTCTGATTCTGAGGGTTTCCAAACTTTGAAGAAGGTGGCCGGCAATGCTCACAAGATGCCACACCCGGTCAAGACCAAGATGACCGGAGAAGCAGAGCTGTGCAGAAGGCTCATGCTGGGCATTGGTGGGGCTGATCGTGCCTTTATCCGATCACTTATTGAGCAACAAGAGCCGGAAACATTGGGACTGTACCGCGGCCAGACGCGCTTCATGCTTGAGGATCTTGCCGACGTTCCTTCTGTCAAGTCGCTTAGTGGCAAGCAGAAAAAGAAAACTGCTGCTCTCGTGGCTGAGGAGATGATTTCTCGTAATCAAGGCTACTCCAACCTGgtcgagctgctgctgcccaaTTATGTTCGTCTCTCAATCCACGCTCACAATAACAAGGGCCCCAAGTTCGCCATCCGCCTGCTGCCTAAGCACATGGTCCGCCCAATCGACGACCTTGACAATCGAATGGAGCCTGTAGCGGCGTACGAATTTCAGATCCCTACTCCCTGGCACAACTGTATGATCAAGGTTGAGGGTGATGACTTCCTCTACCTTGCTCGCTCCGCTGTTGCCAAAAAGGCCCTGGCTAGCGCTGACTACACAGGGTCCTGGGTGAACGGCCCTGATGGTTCATACTTCAGCTTGAAGCGTGCTACAGCTTGGGTGCGTACACCCACGAAACTTATCATTCCCCAACTGTCAGTCGAGAAAGTCGCCATCTTCGATCAGAAAAAGGGTACAATTGTGGTGGTGTCTCCGTTGGCAGAAAGGCAGCGCCCGATTGTCATCTGTTCTCCAGTCGTTGGAAGGAAGAACCCGCTCGTGGTGACAAACTCAGGGAATGGAGGACGGCCAATCGTCATTTGCTCTCCTCAATCTAGGAGGAGTGCATCATCCCTATGGTCCCCAGTGCTACAGAAGGTCCGCAACCCTGTCGGTTCTCCCATCGTTCGTACCAAGACGTCCATTGCCATCTGCTCTCCTGTTACTGAGAAGAACGGTGCTACTGTCACACAAGCACCTGTCGATAATCGCCCGTTCAAGCGTGTCGACTCGCACTGGGTTCGACCTGGGGAAAAGACGAGCAGGCTGCGCATGTTCGTTCAGAACAACCTCCCACAGCTTCGAACTCAGGCGGTATAATTCCATCTTTGCCGTTTATATCAAAACACCATCATACTCTCATATCGTCTGGCATCTGGATTATCTGCTATTTTTGCGCGTGGAGTCAGCGAGCATCTTGTAAGCTGCTTCGATAGTAGGACTTGGCATTGGCGTTTCTGGAAGTTGGCCTCCTCTATATACCATTAGGTAGCGCGGTTGCCCGTAGCTTCAACTCGCGTAGCGCGACCTCTCATAATGCATCTTAATTTCTCGACGAGCCTTCATTTCTGATGTAAAATTGTGAAGCCGGAGGTATAAATTGTGATTCATCCGTTCGCGTCCTTGTCCTTCCAACTACATACATAAACCGCGCGCAAATCGACTCACGAACAGTGATCAGCATATACAATGCACATACCGTGGCGGGTTTTGAGCTTTCGTGAATGCAGCGTCAATCAAACTCTACTGCCAACGAATCTTTGCGACCAATGAGCTGGACGCGTCTGTGCCAAAACACCAATCCAGATATTGATCAGTCAGGAATAACGGGCTCCTGATCCATATTATGCATTATGCTGAGTATATGACCAACCTCTGTCCCTCTGCTCTCCTTGTCTGCTGTACGTTTGGATTTCTTCCCTTCCACATCTCCTTGTCACCACGTTGATACTTCACCATGAGACCTCTAGATGTCTTCAGGGTAGTCATGCCTATCATCACTTTGCAGTTCCACGGAGCTGCAGCCAGTAAGCTCACATCGAGATCACAGAAGCTATTGGCAACCAAAGACTGACCAGTTGCAGCCACTAACACTACACTACCCCGCACGTATGGCATCGTACTTTTCCGCATGTTCGACCTTCTGGACGTGCACGGTCCCATTGAAATCCTACAGTTCTTAAGCGGGCTGTACAAGATTGATATCGCTTTAATTGCCGAGACAATGGACCCGGTCACTTCAGAACCATTAATGGCCTCGATGAACCCATTCAACTCTTCGGTATACCCCGTGCTTCCACCCAGCCACACATTCGCGACGGCGCCGGAACTAGACGTCTTGATCCTTGCCGGCGGCCCTGGCTGGCGTAATCCTGCGCTAAACGCTACGCTTGACTACATCGCACGTACAGCACCAAACGTTAAGCAAGTTCTTACTATCTGCACTGGTTCTGCTCTAGCTGCAAGGGCTGGCATCATGAACGGCAGGAAGGCAACAACAAATAAGACATCATGGCCAAATGCTGTCAAGGCGGGGCCCAACACAACATGGGTGCCTCACGCACGTTGGGTCGAAGATCAGTCAAGTACTCCGCCTATTTGGAGTTCCTCGGGGGTGACAGCAGGTCTTGATCTTATGCTGCACTTTGTTGAGCAGACATACAGCGAAAGGAACGCCACGTTCATCGCAAACATACTGGAGCATCAGCGAATTACAGATCCGAGTTTCGATCCTTTCGCGAGGAAAGAGTGCGTTTCAAATCGGGCCATCGTTCGATCGTGAGCAGCTGGTAGTACTATTTTGATGGTTCCAGTCAATCATAGGTTGCACGAACGCGTGTTCGACTCGCGCGACAGTGTCGCAGGCATTACCATGTGGAACATCAGTGGAACCATCAACTCACCTGGAGACCAGTGTACATGTCAGGAAGATGAAAAATCGCAGTGGTCGAATTCTTTTCCAGCACCCTACCCATACAAAGCCTATCGATGTGCCACCTATCATCTCGAACGAAGACCACAGAAGGAAGGGTTACTTCAGGGAGTGAGCTTTGTCGCACCCATATGCAAAGCCCCGCTGCTCGGGGCTTACTGAGCGACGGTTTCCGACATGGTTCCATATGTCACACACTGTGCGATCTATCTTGTCCGCACCTATCTGCAAGCGCCCGATGCAGGGCGGCGCCCACAAGCTAGACTTCTCGTCCATGCGTACCGTATTGATTCACTTGAAACCCTAAAAAAAAGTAAGTGGTGAGATGCCCTGATAAAGAGTCTCTTCGTGGCATTGAAAGTGCGCAAATACTCTCGATAAGTGGGGCCTCTAACCTGTGAAAGGAAGGTGTTCTGCCAGCCAAGCATCTCAGATCCTTCCTGCTCACCTTACAACATCATCCCGTGCATACTGTTCGACCGGTTTGGTGATGATGGACGGTACAGGTACGAAGCGGCGAGCGTGAAGAATGCATCGGGGTCTTGGTTCTCGGGTATCACCAGCCTGCGGTGTGAGGATATGCACGTCTGTTCTGCAAACAAGTGCTCAGCTCCAGCTTCAAAAGGCAGGATGGTCTCCTTCTGCTCTGTCTGGTGGGCCATCTCATAATTCCAACCTGCAGTATCCTGTGTTTAGAACCAGAGACGAAAATTGAGAAAACGGGTTCGATTGTGCATCAACACATCGCTCCTACTAGCTTTCACCACCCCCGCATTCAACCAAATAACTTGCTCAAAACTTGCTCGTCTTGTCTTCAACAGCATCTCAGAACCTCTGCGATTTCAACCGCTTTTCATCGACACCATCAATCAGCTCAACACTCACTCTTTCGAACCGCAGCCACTCAGAATACAAGCATGGATCACTCAGGTCACGGTATGGTGGCTTCTACCACAGCCACGGTCATGTCTGGTATGTCTGACATGTCAGGAATGACGCAGACTGCGACAGGCACCGCTGCCATGGCTTCCAACACTGGGATGTCAATGGGCGGAGGTGGCATGAACATGGGTGGAGGGTGCAAAATTAGCGTAGGAAACAGTCGCCGCAAAGCTTTGACAGACAGACATGGCTGACTCGATCGTTAGATGTTGTGGAACTGGTACACCGTCGACTCCTGTACGTACCTTTGGTTTCTTGTTTTGCATTCGTTACGGATATGCTCAGCTGCAGAGACCGGGCACTGATCATTTACTCGCTGCATTGCCCCATATTATAGAGCAGCAATAGCGTACTAACCGTTACCAGGCTTCGTCTCTCGATCATGGCACATCACCTCGAATGGTATGTTCGCCGGATCTTGCATCGGAGTGATACTTCTCGTGATCCTCCTCGAAGCCCTCCGCCGCGCTGGCAAAGAGTACGATCGCTACATCGTCAACCAATACTTGGCGTCGCACGCTACAGTCGCTGCAGCAGCCTCCTCCGCATCCTCTGACGACGACTCAAGGAAGAATCCTGCAACCACTGCAGCTATCGCCCCAACAGCCCAGAGCTTCCGCCCCAGCGTCATTCAACAGGCAATCCGCGCCCTTCTCCACATGCTCCAGTTCGCAGTAGCGTATTTCGTCATGCTGCTAGCCATGTACTACAACGGATATATAATCATTTGCATCTTCATCGGCGCGTATCTTGGGTATTTCATCTGCGGATGGGAGAGCTTCACAGTGGGCAGGGGAGGCTCAGATCGCATGCAGGAGAACGCTACAGTATGCTGTGGCTAGACCACAGTGGAAACGAAGTTGAGGTCCAACGAGTACAAAAGAAGAGGTACTCGCGGCGAAGCGTTGATATCAAGAGTCTGGGAGAAATACTCCAGACATTCTCTCTCCCGCCAGGGAGAGGTAGTAATCACAAAGCGCAATCATTGCAACAGTGAATTTATTGTCCGTTTATGTTGTAATTGTTTCTCCATGTCGATTTGCTCGTCGTTTTGGTATCTCAGGCTAAACACAACTCTGCTCCATGGCACACCTCGTCTTCACCACCGAACAATCAGTCCATCACTCCCGGCATCTCGCCTCCAAAACCAAACAGTGGTTACCACCATGGCATGATAGCCTAGCCTGAATCAGCACAAAACGCTCTCGTAGCTAAAGAGCTCGCCACTCACCATCCCAGACTCCAGCGGCATTGAATTGATGAACAAAATCAATGGGACTTAGTTCTTGTGCTATCCTACATTAGCCAAAAGTCCATGGCTGCAGGGGGGGTGGAAGGAGACGTACAGGGCAGCTATCGCAAGTGCAGTCCTTGCCGCAGTTGCAGGCGTTGCTTGACGAGCAGCCGCAGTTGGCGTTGTTGAAGGGTATGGAGAGGGGGGTCTGCATCGTGTCTGAAGGCGATGGTGTTCGTTCTGGGTAGGTAGGTAGTGGGATCGAGTGATTGTATTTCGATTGATTGTTTGCTTGtcggatggatggatggatggatgggcGGGCTGTGATATCAAAGTCGGAAGACGGAGAATCAACGTGTTTATATACATACAGCTACATGGCTTCCTGCGCGACTTGTGCGGTTGCCTCATCCTCGGGCTTTCCTCTACTACCAGGATCCACATCATCCGTGTGCTTCCCCCAATCATCGCTGCCCAATCCGATTTAGTCTACCAGAATCTTCGCCCCCCACGCCTTTGGGCCGTGGCTGCTGCGACGTGATTGGTTGCACCACAGTTGCGTTCATTGTGCGGAGTGGAGTGCGAGACTTGTGCGGAAGGCTAGAAGAGGGCAGGCGGTCTGTGCGTTGAGCTAGAGTGAAGAGAGTGGGGTGAGGGTTTTGTGCGGAGTGGGATGCCAAGACGGTGAGGATTGGGTCGGTTGGCGTGCACCAGAAGACCACGTCGTGGTTCTTGCGACTGTTTGCGCACGTTGAGTGAGAATGAGGTACTTGGGCTTGGGAACAGGTCATCTGCTTAGGGTTGAGTTGGTTGGCTTGCTGGCTATGTGCGTTGACGAGGTGCTTGTAAGTGTGGATATAATTTAACTACCGACCACACCCTTCTGTAGATAGACCATGACCGCTGCCGACTGATCCCCCATTGTGAGGGCTGAGTGTCTCCTCCGCTCCGGTATGTTTGTTCGGTAAAACTACATATGCAAAGACTGGAGCCAGACCCAATTGTCCAGCGCCCTGAGGTCGTAGTTGTCCCATTCTGCGTGCCAATCTTGCTCTGCAACCTCCTAGTGAACCCCCTGTATTCTATAAAAAGAGGCGCCTGGAAGGGCTGCTAAACAGGTAGTCTACCTGCTAAGGTTAGGGGGTCCAAACTCCCGCAAGAACTCCACCACAGGATGTAGATAAGACACTGTAGCACTCAAGACGCACATCCAACAAGTAGCAGAGCTGCTGATAGTTTTTGCGGATTCGCATAAGCCAGTCatagaagtctagataaAGACAGTGTACTCCCAGGCGCTCGAGCGACGGTAAGAGGATGACGCTGCTGGCGGAGAATGTTCGACCCACGAGAATTCAGGTCCCAGTAGGCACTGGTATGGCACCACCAGATCCTCAAGGCTCTTGAACATCAGGAAGCCGTTGCAGGGGCGGATATGGTGAAGAAACAGGTTATTTTTGCTTTCATCTGCCATGCATACACCCAGGTCCAGACTAGTCAGAGAACAAGCAATCAATGCGAACTTCTGCAGCAAGGGGCCATAATGCCCTTGGTGTAGGACGAACGTCTGCGTCGCTGCGCCACTCGTGTATATGGTCAATAACAGTCAGCTTGAGCTTCTCAACCTCTGGAACGCGAGCAAGGAGCGGCGTAAGAGCGTGAGGTCGGTGACCTTCTATGCCTAAAATTTCTGAACGATAAGTGACTTTTAAAAACTTGACGCTGGTATTGACTTCGTTGGGAGCTCTGTCTGGCAGAACTGTGCATGCACAGTAGATAGCAAGCTCTTTGAGAGGGGAAAATCGCAGCCTGTGAACGTTGTGATATTTCAGGCTGTGTCGATTCCGTCAAGCTCCGTGATCCAGTGCGTTAAAACGTTCAAGTTTGTCATACTGGAATTCATGGTGTGAGTTGAGTTGAGAGGTGTGGAGGATTCAAGGAGCGTTTCAGCGTATGTTCAGATGATTGATGAGGGACCACTGGTCCTTCGGAGATGAGATGGAAAGCGACTATATGCAGAGCACTGAAGACTACTTCATCCGGCTCCGTGAGCGCGTGTCCGTTGGTGGTCACGTGCTTCCATATCCACCACATGCTCTCGTATCGAGCCTCTCGTAGCATGATTGTATGCTCTGCCACGAAAAGAGGTCACACATGTGGGTTAGTCTTATAGAAAGGGGGACAAGGAGATGCTCACCCAGCTGCTACTGTTCAATATCTTTACCCCATCGTGACAGGTGAAGCTCTGACCCAACAGATGCAGAGGACCCTTTCACCCATAACAGGGACGAGGCGACAGTGAAGCCAACAAGCAGTGCCGGACGAGAGGTGACCACACAAGAGACGAAATCCCTCTGAGATCTAGCAGAGCCTCAATGCGTTGATGCAAGGCTGTCATGACTGCCAGAGACCGAATTGGAAGCTCGCTTCTTGCGATATCATGAGCTGCCCGGGATCGAACATACAGGCTTTTTACGTGCACTATATTACTTTGCCTTTTTTCCTTTACCAAACTCAGCCATTGTTTACGTCAAGAAGCGTGCTCGCCTTCTCTAGGACTCGGCAAGCCTGATCACTCGGTTCGAAACTGTGTTGACTAGCTGTGCTGATGACTCAGAGACCTGAGTGAGCCTGGAAAGTTGATGTGGGCTAACGCTGGCCTTGATGTTCGTCAGCTTACTATGGCGGTCTTGAGTGTCCAATCGAGTGATCTGAATGCGATGACTTTTGTTTTTCAGTCCATCGGCATTGTGAGCCACACACGCGCTAGCGTTTACTGGATCATATGGGCTCGAGTCGTTTCACTCACCTCTTTCATGCCGAGTCACAGGTGACCTCA
The window above is part of the Ascochyta rabiei chromosome 1, complete sequence genome. Proteins encoded here:
- a CDS encoding dityrosine synthesis enzyme gives rise to the protein MAPFNKGVSTYHCIQGLYWRESNGELLAVEGSNSKSLPEVWPQLKDEILSSTASWARVQLPSGKEIKSLQITSDVPALSNIKSNFPPSYQKEELHTLIAEIEHDNGRVLGMVTSKPKSLASDSFSIWAERFILLETQFQPFANISDSSTPWAAKNREICQTIAEIFERKLKNLSKDDQWNVCGREGFLNRVYGFVDKNLPILLALPAFPCKSPNPNKAGGIMPDLAENIALDVLYDFIKEVNAVYEPGATMWIINDGHVFSDCIGVDDEMIDTYDACMAEIYKERFPGQTAPAPAMDFKGLKNIFNSDSEGFQTLKKVAGNAHKMPHPVKTKMTGEAELCRRLMLGIGGADRAFIRSLIEQQEPETLGLYRGQTRFMLEDLADVPSVKSLSGKQKKKTAALVAEEMISRNQGYSNLVELLLPNYVRLSIHAHNNKGPKFAIRLLPKHMVRPIDDLDNRMEPVAAYEFQIPTPWHNCMIKVEGDDFLYLARSAVAKKALASADYTGSWVNGPDGSYFSLKRATAWVRTPTKLIIPQLSVEKVAIFDQKKGTIVVVSPLAERQRPIVICSPVVGRKNPLVVTNSGNGGRPIVICSPQSRRSASSLWSPVLQKVRNPVGSPIVRTKTSIAICSPVTEKNGATVTQAPVDNRPFKRVDSHWVRPGEKTSRLRMFVQNNLPQLRTQAV
- a CDS encoding Copper Transporter integral membrane protein that functions in high affinity copper transport, producing MDHSGHGMVASTTATVMSGMSDMSGMTQTATGTAAMASNTGMSMGGGGMNMGGGCKISMLWNWYTVDSCFVSRSWHITSNGMFAGSCIGVILLVILLEALRRAGKEYDRYIVNQYLASHATVAAAASSASSDDDSRKNPATTAAIAPTAQSFRPSVIQQAIRALLHMLQFAVAYFVMLLAMYYNGYIIICIFIGAYLGYFICGWESFTVGRGGSDRMQENATVCCG